TACCTCGCGTTGGTGCTGGTGCTCGCGGGCGTGGGCTACAAGATAGCCATGGTGCCTTTTCACATGTGGAGCCCCGACGTTTACGAGGGCGCGCCGCTGCCGGTCACCGCCCTGTTGTCGGTGGGCTCAAAGGCCGCCGGCTTCGCGATGATGATCCGCTTTTTCTACCCGGCAGTGTCGGCTTACGACGGCGACGGCAACTGGCTCGCCGCCGCTGGCGTGGACTGGCAGTCGCTGCTGGTCGTGGCCTCGATGGTGACAATGACCCTGGGCAACGTCGCGGCCTTGAGGCAGGACAACATAAAGCGCCTGCTCGCCTACTCATCGATCGCCCATGCCGGCTACATGTTGATGGGCTTCGTGGTGATGGCCGACGACGGCTTGCGAGCCATGATGTTCTACATGGTGGTGTACTACATCATGAACCTGGGTGCCTTCACCGTGTTGCTCATGGTGCTCAACCAATCAGGGCGCGAAGATATCGAAGGCTTCAAGGGACTGGCCTGGCGTGGTGGAGCGCTACCCGCGGCGGCCATGCTCATCTTCCTGTTGTCGTTGGCTGGCCTGCCTCCCTTCGCGGGGTTCATCGGTAAGTTCTACCTGTTTGCCGCCATCATCCGCCAGGAGATGTGGGTGCTCGCCGTCGTGGGCGGACTCAACTCGGTGGTGTCGCTGTACTACTACGCGCGCATCGTGCGCAGCATGTACCTCGACCAACCAGCCGAAGGCGCGCCCGAGTTCGTGGCCGACAGGCACAACGGCATGCTGGTGGGCGTGCTGGCAGTTGCCACGCTGGTGTTCGGCGTGTGGTGGCGGCCGGTGGTTGCCCTGGCCGATCGCTCGCTGAGTTTCTTTACCGGCTGACGCGTATGCTTCCGGGCGAGCTCCTTCAGGGGAGCGGCGCGGGCGAGACCTCGTAGGGCAGCGCGTCGGGCAGCTTCTCCACCACCAGTGCCAGTATGGACTTGCTGTCGGTGATGCGGCCCTTTACGCGC
This genomic window from Candidatus Binatota bacterium contains:
- a CDS encoding NADH-quinone oxidoreductase subunit N: MNLNNIQSLPFSLPEALLAVGVVGLFLLELVVKRKAVLGELALVITAAATCLVAMQSGGQEGLLFGGMVALDGFSIFFKLLLGLAGFGAVWMSLGSDEMRDEHPGEYYALLLSVTLGMFYMASATNMLMAYLALEFVSQVSYVLTGFIRGSRRGAEAALKYLVYGGVASGAMLYGMSLIYGLTGSLDYAAISQVMAGLGSGGVDGAVVAGAQPVIYLALVLVLAGVGYKIAMVPFHMWSPDVYEGAPLPVTALLSVGSKAAGFAMMIRFFYPAVSAYDGDGNWLAAAGVDWQSLLVVASMVTMTLGNVAALRQDNIKRLLAYSSIAHAGYMLMGFVVMADDGLRAMMFYMVVYYIMNLGAFTVLLMVLNQSGREDIEGFKGLAWRGGALPAAAMLIFLLSLAGLPPFAGFIGKFYLFAAIIRQEMWVLAVVGGLNSVVSLYYYARIVRSMYLDQPAEGAPEFVADRHNGMLVGVLAVATLVFGVWWRPVVALADRSLSFFTG